One Nesterenkonia populi DNA window includes the following coding sequences:
- a CDS encoding glutamate racemase, translating into MRIGVFDSGRGGEAVASRLRELLPGSDVLTADDAANVPYGSRSDEEVQRLTAEGVKPLLDAGCDAVVLACNTATAAAIDHLRRDIPAIPFVGLEPMVKPAAAMSRSGVIAVCATPATLRSGRYQRLKDAWAPQTRVLEPDCSAWAAAVEREGPEVVDLAPLVEEVRGSGADVVVLACTHYHWLKERIEAQLAAELPERGVTVLEPSDAVAGQVARVLGSPPRSGL; encoded by the coding sequence ATGAGGATCGGGGTGTTTGATTCCGGGCGCGGAGGTGAGGCCGTTGCTTCTCGCCTGCGGGAGCTGCTGCCGGGATCAGACGTGCTCACGGCCGACGACGCAGCGAACGTGCCGTATGGGAGCCGGTCCGACGAGGAGGTGCAGCGGCTCACCGCTGAAGGTGTGAAGCCGCTGCTGGATGCCGGCTGCGATGCGGTGGTGCTCGCCTGCAACACCGCCACCGCGGCTGCCATCGACCATCTGCGCAGAGACATCCCGGCGATCCCCTTCGTCGGCCTGGAGCCGATGGTCAAGCCGGCCGCGGCGATGAGCCGCAGCGGGGTCATTGCTGTATGCGCCACCCCGGCCACTCTGCGCAGCGGCCGCTATCAGCGGCTCAAGGATGCCTGGGCGCCGCAGACGCGCGTACTGGAGCCGGACTGCTCCGCCTGGGCTGCCGCTGTCGAACGCGAAGGACCCGAGGTCGTGGACCTGGCCCCGCTGGTTGAGGAGGTGCGGGGCTCCGGCGCCGATGTCGTCGTGCTGGCCTGCACGCATTACCACTGGCTCAAGGAGCGGATCGAAGCCCAGCTCGCCGCCGAGCTCCCGGAGCGCGGCGTCACCGTGCTGGAGCCCTCGGACGCCGTCGCCGGCCAAGTCGCCCGCGTGCTGGGCTCGCCGCCGCGCAGCGGCCTCTAG
- a CDS encoding TrmH family RNA methyltransferase — MSQGAGAEDDERGDAEPAREVGVGPWEGPWPEGEHWDPELLEQGDRRNVVDLYRYWKREAVVADLDARRHEFHVAIENWQHDFNIGTVVRTANAFLAKEIHIIGKKRWNRRGAMVTDRYQHVRHHPTVEDFVAWAENEGLPVLGVDLFPDSVPLETYDLPRRCALVFGQEGPGLSEQIRDAAAATLSIAQFGSTRSINAGVAAGIAMHAWIRQHAAPGVP; from the coding sequence ATGAGTCAGGGCGCCGGTGCAGAAGATGACGAGCGCGGAGATGCTGAGCCTGCGCGCGAGGTGGGCGTCGGGCCCTGGGAGGGCCCCTGGCCTGAGGGCGAGCATTGGGATCCGGAGCTGCTGGAGCAGGGGGACCGTCGCAACGTCGTCGACCTCTACCGGTACTGGAAGCGTGAGGCGGTCGTCGCGGACCTGGATGCCCGTCGTCACGAGTTCCATGTGGCGATCGAGAACTGGCAGCACGACTTCAACATCGGCACCGTGGTCCGCACAGCCAACGCGTTCCTGGCCAAAGAGATCCACATCATCGGAAAGAAGCGGTGGAACCGGCGTGGGGCCATGGTGACCGACAGGTACCAGCACGTCCGTCACCACCCCACGGTGGAGGACTTCGTCGCCTGGGCGGAGAACGAGGGGCTCCCCGTGCTGGGGGTGGACCTGTTCCCCGACTCAGTGCCGCTGGAGACCTACGACCTGCCGCGCAGGTGCGCACTCGTCTTCGGGCAGGAGGGCCCGGGGCTGAGCGAGCAGATCCGCGACGCCGCTGCGGCGACGCTCTCGATCGCGCAGTTCGGCTCCACCCGCTCCATCAATGCAGGCGTGGCAGCTGGGATCGCCATGCATGCCTGGATCCGCCAGCACGCGGCACCGGGGGTGCCCTAG
- a CDS encoding GNAT family N-acetyltransferase has product MTEPIIRDAQPADLPAVAAIMDHYVRDTVATFAEEAPTPAQWEERLTHKRQQGLPFLVAEVHGDEPGASSDVVGFAYTDWWRPKSACRTAVEDSIYLSPSAGGRGTGTALLSALVDRCAEAGHRQMIGVLTDVETEASYALHTKLGFRAVGHLPDVGAKHGRSLGTYLLQRQLG; this is encoded by the coding sequence GTGACCGAACCGATCATTCGTGACGCCCAGCCAGCCGACCTGCCCGCCGTCGCCGCGATCATGGACCACTACGTCCGTGACACCGTGGCGACCTTCGCCGAAGAGGCGCCCACTCCGGCCCAGTGGGAGGAGCGCCTCACGCACAAGCGGCAGCAGGGACTCCCCTTTCTGGTTGCGGAGGTGCACGGGGATGAGCCGGGGGCGAGCTCAGACGTCGTCGGCTTCGCCTATACGGACTGGTGGCGGCCCAAATCCGCCTGCCGCACCGCTGTGGAGGACAGCATCTACCTCTCCCCCTCGGCCGGGGGCCGCGGCACCGGCACCGCGCTGCTGAGCGCCCTGGTCGACCGCTGCGCGGAGGCTGGGCACCGGCAGATGATAGGAGTGCTCACCGACGTGGAGACAGAGGCCTCCTACGCCCTGCACACCAAGCTCGGGTTCCGAGCTGTGGGCCACCTGCCCGATGTCGGCGCCAAGCACGGCCGCAGCCTCGGCACCTACCTGCTGCAGAGGCAGCTCGGCTGA
- the pyrE gene encoding orotate phosphoribosyltransferase, with protein sequence MTSIADRDRLNQLIRDLAVVRGRVTLSSGKEADYYVDLRRVTLHHEASGLVGRVMLDLLDEAGIEFDAAGGLTMGADPVGTALMHAAREKGRSVDAFVVRKKQKDYGMGRQVEGPAVNGRRVVVLEDTSTTGGSALTAVDGVRSAGGIVQAVAVIVDRATGAGDHIAEEADVPYLYAYSKTDLGLE encoded by the coding sequence ATGACTTCCATCGCCGACCGCGACCGCCTGAACCAGCTCATCCGTGACCTCGCCGTGGTGCGGGGCCGGGTCACCCTGTCCTCCGGCAAGGAGGCCGACTACTACGTGGACCTGCGCCGGGTCACCCTCCACCATGAGGCCTCCGGGCTGGTCGGCAGGGTCATGCTTGACCTGCTGGACGAGGCAGGCATCGAGTTCGACGCCGCCGGCGGGCTGACCATGGGTGCGGATCCGGTGGGCACCGCGCTGATGCACGCAGCCCGGGAGAAGGGCCGCAGCGTGGACGCCTTCGTGGTCCGCAAGAAGCAGAAGGACTACGGGATGGGGCGGCAGGTCGAGGGGCCCGCTGTGAACGGCCGCCGAGTGGTGGTGCTGGAGGACACCTCCACCACCGGCGGCTCCGCCCTGACCGCCGTGGATGGCGTGCGCAGCGCCGGCGGCATCGTCCAGGCGGTTGCCGTCATCGTGGACCGCGCCACCGGTGCAGGCGACCACATTGCCGAAGAGGCTGATGTCCCCTACCTCTACGCCTACTCCAAGACTGACCTCGGCCTGGAGTGA
- a CDS encoding exodeoxyribonuclease III: MRIATWNVNSLRARADRVEEFLERQDVDVLAIQETKCKDESFPWEVFEHNGYDVAHFGFSQWNGVAIASRVGLKDVERTFPNQPPFGKGGKDPVQEARAIGATCDGVRVWSLYVPNGRSREDEHMTYKLAWLRKMREHASAWLAEDPQAQILLAGDWNIAPEDEDVWDIDFFEKNRMTHVTGPERAAFQEFVDAGYTDIVRPHTPGPGVYTFWDYTSLRFQKRQGMRIDFLLASPALTQRTEHAFIDKDERRGKGASDHAPVLADLS, from the coding sequence ATGCGGATCGCTACATGGAATGTGAACTCACTGCGGGCCCGGGCTGACCGGGTGGAGGAGTTCCTGGAGCGTCAGGACGTGGACGTTCTGGCCATCCAGGAGACCAAGTGCAAGGACGAGAGCTTCCCGTGGGAAGTCTTCGAGCACAACGGGTACGACGTCGCTCACTTCGGCTTCAGCCAGTGGAACGGTGTGGCGATCGCCTCCCGTGTGGGGCTGAAGGACGTGGAGCGGACCTTCCCGAACCAGCCGCCCTTCGGCAAGGGCGGCAAGGACCCGGTGCAGGAGGCTCGCGCCATCGGCGCGACGTGCGACGGCGTGCGCGTCTGGTCCCTGTACGTCCCGAACGGGCGTTCCCGTGAGGACGAGCACATGACCTACAAGCTGGCCTGGCTGCGCAAGATGCGCGAACACGCTTCAGCGTGGCTGGCTGAGGACCCGCAGGCGCAGATCCTTCTGGCCGGGGATTGGAACATCGCGCCGGAGGACGAGGATGTCTGGGACATCGACTTCTTCGAGAAGAACCGGATGACCCACGTGACTGGGCCCGAAAGGGCAGCTTTCCAGGAGTTTGTGGACGCCGGGTACACCGACATCGTCCGGCCGCACACCCCGGGGCCCGGCGTCTACACGTTCTGGGACTATACGAGCCTGCGCTTCCAGAAGCGGCAGGGCATGCGGATCGACTTCCTGCTGGCGTCCCCCGCTCTGACGCAGCGAACGGAGCACGCATTCATCGACAAGGACGAGCGCCGCGGCAAGGGCGCCAGCGACCATGCCCCCGTTCTGGCAGACCTCAGCTGA
- the nadE gene encoding ammonia-dependent NAD(+) synthetase, whose product MGELRAQILDEMGVKPAIDPAEEVERRSTFLAEYAKAAGAAGLVLGISGGVDSSLAGRLCQLAVEKLRGEGCEAVFHAMRLPHGSQQDEEDAKRALEFVAPDKTHTFNIEKAVTGVDVAFAEEHGRQLQDYHRGNVKARLRMVAQYAVAGEHSSLVVGTDHGAEGVTGFFTKYGDGGVDVAPLFTLNKRQVRQILKHLGADERLYTKAPTADLLDENPGQLDEAELGLTYDQIDDYLEGREIDPEAAAKLEKQWLKTRHKRTVPTTIADDWWKSGS is encoded by the coding sequence ATGGGTGAACTGCGAGCACAGATTCTGGACGAGATGGGTGTGAAGCCCGCCATCGACCCGGCGGAGGAGGTCGAGCGACGCAGCACGTTCCTCGCCGAGTATGCCAAGGCCGCCGGCGCCGCCGGCCTGGTGCTGGGGATCTCCGGGGGCGTGGACTCATCCTTGGCGGGGCGACTCTGCCAGCTGGCCGTCGAGAAGCTCCGCGGCGAGGGCTGCGAGGCCGTCTTCCATGCGATGCGGCTGCCGCACGGCAGCCAGCAGGACGAGGAGGACGCCAAGCGGGCCCTGGAGTTCGTCGCTCCGGACAAGACGCATACGTTCAACATTGAGAAGGCCGTCACAGGGGTGGATGTGGCGTTCGCCGAGGAGCACGGGCGGCAGCTGCAGGACTACCACCGCGGCAACGTGAAGGCCCGGCTACGGATGGTCGCCCAGTACGCGGTGGCAGGCGAGCACAGCTCGCTGGTGGTCGGGACCGACCACGGCGCGGAGGGCGTCACGGGGTTCTTCACCAAGTACGGGGACGGCGGGGTGGATGTCGCTCCGCTGTTCACTCTGAACAAGCGGCAGGTCCGGCAGATCCTCAAGCATCTGGGCGCCGACGAGCGTCTCTACACCAAGGCGCCCACCGCGGATCTGCTGGACGAGAACCCGGGCCAGCTGGACGAGGCGGAGCTGGGCCTGACCTACGACCAGATCGACGACTATCTGGAGGGCCGCGAGATTGACCCTGAGGCGGCTGCGAAGCTGGAGAAGCAGTGGCTGAAGACCCGCCACAAGCGGACCGTCCCGACCACCATCGCCGACGACTGGTGGAAGTCCGGCTCCTGA
- a CDS encoding MalY/PatB family protein, whose translation MGQTAESPDNPLEQLSLEQLRQRSSAKWRVFGDDVLPLWVAEQDTPLAEPVAETLRRAVDLGDTGYPSTGPYVEAFRSFAAQRWDWEVAAAQVRPVRDVMSGVVNALHLITELADTVIVNSPVYPPFFKYPVSGGLRVVESPLGPDGRIDFETLEESFNLRTSGGTAVFLLCSPQNPTGVVHTREELERVAELADSYGVRVVADEIHAPLVHEDRGFTPYLTVDPRGLTLMSASKAWNLAGTKAGLLIAGEGAVEDLENLPPEVAYGPSHFGVLAQTAAYRDGGAWLDSLLGGLDANRRLLGDLLAEHAPKVGYTMPEGTYLAWLDFSAYGFEDEPAGGLESPIQGPARRLLTDARVALTGGHAFGTGGERHARLNFACSQAVLMEAVERIGRALA comes from the coding sequence ATGGGCCAGACAGCAGAATCTCCCGACAATCCTCTGGAGCAGCTCTCCCTGGAGCAGCTGCGTCAGCGCAGCTCCGCCAAGTGGCGGGTCTTCGGCGACGACGTGCTGCCCCTCTGGGTGGCTGAGCAGGACACCCCCCTCGCTGAGCCGGTCGCTGAGACCCTGCGGCGGGCCGTGGACCTCGGCGACACCGGCTACCCGTCCACCGGGCCATATGTGGAGGCGTTCCGCAGCTTCGCCGCCCAACGCTGGGACTGGGAGGTCGCCGCAGCGCAGGTGCGCCCGGTCCGGGACGTGATGAGCGGAGTGGTCAACGCCCTGCACCTCATCACTGAGCTCGCGGACACGGTCATCGTGAACTCCCCGGTGTACCCGCCCTTCTTCAAATACCCCGTCTCCGGGGGCCTGCGCGTGGTGGAGTCCCCGCTCGGCCCAGACGGGCGCATCGACTTCGAGACGCTCGAGGAGTCCTTCAACCTCCGCACCTCGGGCGGAACCGCGGTGTTCCTGCTGTGCAGCCCGCAGAACCCCACCGGCGTGGTCCACACCCGGGAGGAGCTTGAGAGGGTCGCCGAGCTGGCAGACTCCTACGGGGTCAGAGTCGTGGCCGATGAGATCCACGCCCCCCTGGTGCACGAGGACCGCGGCTTCACCCCTTATCTGACAGTTGATCCGAGGGGTCTGACCCTGATGTCCGCCTCGAAGGCATGGAACCTCGCGGGCACCAAGGCGGGGCTGCTGATCGCCGGGGAGGGCGCCGTCGAGGACCTGGAGAACCTGCCGCCGGAGGTCGCCTACGGGCCCAGCCACTTCGGCGTGCTCGCCCAGACCGCGGCCTACCGCGACGGCGGCGCGTGGCTGGACTCCCTGCTCGGAGGCTTGGACGCCAACCGCCGCCTGCTGGGGGACCTGCTCGCCGAGCACGCCCCGAAGGTTGGATACACCATGCCGGAGGGGACCTACCTGGCGTGGCTGGACTTCTCCGCCTACGGCTTCGAGGACGAGCCGGCCGGCGGGCTCGAGTCGCCCATACAGGGGCCGGCCAGGCGCCTGCTCACCGACGCCAGGGTCGCACTGACGGGCGGACATGCCTTCGGAACCGGCGGGGAGCGCCACGCACGCCTGAACTTCGCCTGCTCCCAGGCCGTGCTCATGGAGGCCGTGGAGCGCATCGGCCGCGCGCTCGCCTGA